The Pochonia chlamydosporia 170 chromosome 1, whole genome shotgun sequence genome window below encodes:
- a CDS encoding orotidine 5'-phosphate decarboxylase (similar to Magnaporthe oryzae 70-15 XP_003719951.1) yields the protein MTQHPTLKATYASRGQSATHPLNAYLFKLMDLKASNLCLSADVTTARELLYFAEKIGPSIVVLKTHYDMVSGWDFHPQTGTGAKLASLARRHGFLIFEDRKFGDIGNTVEMQYIGGSARIIEWAHIVNVNMVPGKASVASLSNAATRWFERYPYEVRTSVSVGTPTAEEFEDNDTGSSGRGDGNGGSPRRTDDGRKGSIVSVTTVTQQYEPVNSPRLTKSMAGGDEVLFAGIEEAPMTRGLLILAQMSSAGNFMNKEYTQACVEAAREHKDFVMGFVSQEALNTQPDDQFIHMTPGCQLPPEDEDQNGTVQGDGKGQQYNTPQKIIGIAGADIVIVGRGILKAGDPEGEAERYRSAAWKAYTERVR from the coding sequence atgacaCAACATCCAACTCTCAAGGCAACCTATGCCTCTAGAGGCCAGTCGGCTACTCATCCCCTCAACGCCTATCTTTTTAAGCTCATGGATCTGAAAGCCTCCAACCTCTGCCTGAGTGCTGATGTCACGACTGCCCGAGAGTTGCTCTATTTTGCCGAAAAGATTGGCCCGTCCATTGTGGTTCTCAAGACACATTATGACATGGTCTCTGGCTGGGACTTCCACCCTCAGACGGGCACTGGCGCTAAGTTGGCTTCTCTGGCCCGTCGTCACGGATTCTTGATTTTTGAAGACCGCAAGTTTGGCGACATTGGGAATACTGTGGAGATGCAGTACATTGGCGGCTCAGCCCGAATCATTGAGTGGGCGCACATTGTTAATGTCAACATGGTACCTGGCAAGGCCTCGGTAGCATCACTATCGAACGCTGCCACTCGTTGGTTCGAAAGATATCCCTATGAAGTCAGGACATCTGTTTCTGTGGGCACTCCGACTGCAGAGGAGTTTGAAGACAACGACACAGGCTCCAGTGGCCGCGGTGACGGCAACGGCGGGTCGCCCAGGCGGACAGACGATGGTCGAAAGGGAAGCATTGTCTCAGTGACTACGGTTACGCAACAATACGAGCCCGTAAACTCGCCTCGGCTGACAAAATCCATGGCTGGTGGCGACGAGGTGTTGTTTGCCGGAATCGAGGAGGCCCCCATGACTCGCGGCCTACTCATTCTGGCACAAATGTCTTCAGCCGGCAACTTTATGAACAAGGAGTACACACAAGCTTGCGTGGAAGCCGCGAGGGAACATAAAGACTTTGTTATGGGATTTGTTTCTCAGGAGGCGCTCAACACGCAACCCGACGACCAGTTCATCCACATGACGCCAGGATGCCAGCTTCCGCCCGAAGACGAGGACCAGAACGGCACAGTCCAAGGCGACGGCAAGGGCCAGCAGTACAACACACCACAAAAGATAATTGGTATCGCTGGGGCAGATATTGTTATCGTTGGTCGCGGTATTTTGAAGGCAGGCGATCCTGAAGGCGAGGCAGAGCGATATCGCTCGGCAGCCTGGAAAGCATACACGGAAAGAGTTCGTTAA